A single region of the Marinobacter salinisoli genome encodes:
- a CDS encoding winged helix-turn-helix domain-containing protein: MKALVIEDDQDVANYLVKGLRESDFVVDHAADGKEGMMMAASEDYDIMIVDRMLPGMDGLSIIKTVRATGNQVPVLILSALGDVDDRVEGLRGGGDDYLTKPFSFTELLARIESLIRRNRQAAETETVLRVADLEMDLLARTVKRAGQNIDVQPREFRLLEYLMRNAGQVVTRTMLLEKVWDYHFDPQTNVIDVHISRLRAKIDKEFDTPLLQTVRGAGYMLRETA; encoded by the coding sequence GTGAAAGCACTGGTAATCGAAGACGACCAGGACGTGGCCAACTATCTGGTGAAGGGGCTCAGAGAGTCTGACTTTGTCGTGGATCATGCCGCCGATGGCAAAGAAGGCATGATGATGGCGGCCAGTGAAGACTACGACATCATGATCGTCGATCGCATGCTCCCGGGAATGGACGGACTGTCGATCATCAAGACCGTGCGCGCCACAGGTAACCAGGTACCGGTGCTGATCCTGAGCGCGCTGGGCGACGTGGACGACCGTGTGGAAGGCCTGCGCGGTGGTGGCGATGATTACCTGACCAAGCCATTCTCCTTCACCGAATTGCTGGCACGCATTGAATCGCTGATTCGTCGGAACCGTCAGGCGGCAGAAACTGAAACCGTGCTGCGCGTGGCGGATCTGGAAATGGACTTGCTGGCCCGGACCGTGAAGCGGGCTGGCCAGAACATTGATGTACAGCCTCGGGAATTCCGCCTGCTGGAATACCTGATGCGCAATGCAGGCCAGGTGGTGACCCGTACCATGCTGCTGGAGAAAGTCTGGGACTATCATTTCGATCCCCAGACCAACGTAATCGACGTTCATATCAGCCGCCTGCGGGCGAAGATCGACAAAGAGTTCGACACCCCCCTGCTGCAAACCGTTCGCGGTGCCGGGTACATGTTACGTGAAACTGCTTAG
- the hyi gene encoding hydroxypyruvate isomerase produces the protein MPKFAANLSMLFTEVEFTERFALARSAGFRGVEYLFPYPYDKARLAGLLEDNGLTQALFNLPPGDWEAGERGIACLPDRVEEFRAGVELALEYAHALGCKQLNCLAGVRPPSVSEEAAWRTLETNVGYAAEKLAAEGITLCLEAINSRVDMPGFVLDTSGKVLALIEAIDADNVRLQYDLYHMQIMEGDLIRSMECLLPWIGHIQFADNPGRHEPGTGEINFSNVFAAIDRLGYKGWVSAEYRPSGHTEASLTWLRG, from the coding sequence ATGCCAAAATTTGCCGCCAATCTGTCCATGCTCTTCACCGAGGTCGAGTTCACCGAGCGCTTCGCGCTTGCCCGATCCGCCGGTTTTCGGGGGGTGGAGTACCTGTTTCCCTATCCTTATGACAAGGCTCGGTTAGCCGGACTCTTGGAGGACAACGGGTTGACGCAGGCTTTGTTCAACCTGCCACCGGGTGATTGGGAGGCAGGGGAGCGAGGCATTGCCTGTCTGCCAGACCGCGTTGAGGAGTTCCGGGCCGGAGTGGAGCTGGCCCTGGAGTATGCACATGCTCTGGGCTGTAAGCAGCTGAATTGCCTGGCGGGTGTGCGCCCGCCGTCGGTGTCGGAGGAAGCGGCTTGGCGCACCCTTGAGACCAATGTCGGCTACGCGGCCGAAAAGCTGGCGGCGGAGGGCATCACGCTGTGCCTGGAAGCGATCAACTCCCGGGTGGATATGCCCGGCTTCGTGCTCGATACTTCCGGCAAGGTGCTGGCGCTGATTGAGGCCATTGATGCCGACAACGTTCGTCTACAATACGACCTCTACCATATGCAGATTATGGAAGGGGACCTGATCCGCTCGATGGAGTGTCTTTTGCCCTGGATTGGCCACATTCAGTTTGCCGATAATCCGGGTCGGCATGAGCCTGGCACCGGTGAGATTAACTTTTCGAATGTTTTTGCCGCCATTGACCGGCTTGGCTACAAGGGTTGGGTGAGTGCGGAATACCGGCCTTCCGGGCACACGGAGGCCAGTCTGACCTGGCTCAGAGGCTGA